From Nerophis lumbriciformis linkage group LG11, RoL_Nlum_v2.1, whole genome shotgun sequence, one genomic window encodes:
- the LOC133610114 gene encoding uncharacterized protein, translating to MLTDNRKRLRSSDNEETQQLSPQAKRSGGGPCLLVSDLDSESSSSDSSNGTCSTERAPVATSRPCIHSQSNRIHQYSPSTKPKDSAVSAEHGFHGDGSTFSYDSINRVLREAHFSSLQTRGRPGST from the exons ATGCTGACAGATAACAG GAAGCGCCTTAGAAGCAGTGACAATGAAGAGACTCAACAGCTGAGCCCTCAGGCCAAGAGGTCAGGAGGTGGCCCCTGCCTGCTTGTGTCAGATTTGGACTCAGAG TCTTCGAGCAGCGACAGCAGCAATGGGACCTGCAGCACAGAGAGAGCACCGGTGGCCACCAGCAGGCCGTGCATACACAGCCAGAGCAACCGCATCCACCAGTACTCCCCCAGCACGAAGCCCAAGGACTCTGCCGTCTCCGCGGAGCACGGTTTCCATGGCGACGGCAGCACTTTCTCCTACGACTCCATCAACAGAGTCCTGAGGGAGGCGCACTTCAGCAGTCTACAGACCAGAGGCCGCCCAGGCTCGACATGA